ACGACGCCATGTCGGGCAACCTTTGCCGGTGTGGTACTTATAAACGCATTAAAGCAGCTATCCTTTTGGCAGCTGAGAAGGGAGGTAGAATATGAGCACTTCAACTAAATTTGACCGCAGGTCCTTTCTCAAAGTGACCTCCCTCGCCGGAGGGGGAATGCTTCTTGGTTTCAACTGGATGTATGGCTGCAGACCGCCTGCTGCCAATACAACACCGGCTGTCGTATCCGATATCAATGCCTACCTCAAAATCGCTTCTGATGGGGTCGTAACTATTATCGCGCCCAATCCGGAAATTGGGCAAGGGGTAAAAACCTCTATGCCGATGATTATCGCCGAAGAGCTGGATGTCGCCTGGGAAAAGGTGCGTATTGAACAAGGAGGCCTTGATTCTCAGAACTTCCAACGGCAGGTTGCCGGTGGTTCGGGCTCGATTCGCTCCAGTTGGGAAGGGCTTCGCCAGGCCGGTGCAACTGCGCGTCAGATGCTTATAGAAGCTGCCGCTGCCCGCTGGCAGGTACCTGTCAGCGAATGTACCACCGACAATGGACACGTACTTCACGCCGCTTCAGATAAAAAACTCTCTTACGCTGAACTTGCAACTGAGGCTGCCGGGGTTACGCCACCGGAAAATGTGCAGGTAAAAGACTTCTCTCAGTTTAAAATTTTGGGGAAACGTATCCCCAACAGCGACAATCGCCGGATCGTAACCGGCAAAATGCCTTATGGGATTGATACCACCCGCGAAGGCATGAAAATCGCAGTGATCCTCCGTCCGCCTGCCTTTGGCCAGACCCTGGATACCGTAGATGATACCGATGCCAAAGCCATGCCCGGTGTGGATGCGGTACTGACCTTTGACAATAAAATCGCTGTCGTGGGAAATTCGACCTGGGAAGTGCTCAAAGGACGGGAAGCCCTGAAAGTGACCTGGAAAGCGCCTGCAAAACCCGAAAGTACGGATGCCCACCTGGCGATATTTGATCAGTTGATTCAGAAGAATGCTGACAAACCGCAACGTGAAGACGGCAACGCGCCCGCAGCGATCAAAAAAGCTGCAAAAGTCATTGAAGCTGTTTATGAAGCGCCTTTTCTTCCTCACAATACTATGGAGCCGATGAACTTTTTTGCCCACGTACGTGAGGATGGGGTTGAGCTCCTTGGCCCAACCCAGACGCCGGCCAGAGCCAGAGAAGAAGTCGCGAAGATGCTGGACATTCCTGAAGAGAAAGTGACCGTCATGATGACCCGTATGGGCGGCGGTTTTGGCAGAAGACTTCGTACCGATTATGCCCTGGAAGCTGCTATGGTGTCAAAGCTTGCCGGCGTACCCGTGAAAGTCGTCTGGACAAGGGAAGACGACATGACCGGAGGCATTTATCGCCCGGCTGGAAAATACCGTTATCAGGCGGGAATTGACGCGGAGGGGAATCTGATTGCCTGGCATTGCCGCGCAGCGGCTATTAATACCGGAAATGCTACCCGGCAGAATAGTTTTCCCGCAGGAGCATTACCACATTTCCGGGTAGATTCTCACAACGTCGAATCTGCCATTACGACGGGCGCATGGCGTGCGCCCAACCACAATTTTGTGGGTTATTGTGAAGAGTCGTTTATGGATGAGATTGCCCATGAGTTGGGTAAGGATCCGGTACAGTTTCGACTCGATCTTTTGGAAAAAGCTAAATCAAAACCCGGCGGAAATGTGGACTACAACCCGGAACGTTTTCAGCAGGTAATTCGCCAGGTTGCTGAAAAGGCAGGATGGGGAAAACCGATGCCAGAAGGAGTTTTTCAGGGTTTTGGCTGCCATTTTTCCTTTGGTTCATACGTTGCGCAAATCGCTGAAGTATCGGTGACGGGAGGTGAAATCAAGGTGCACAAAGTGACCAGTGTGGTGGATTGCGGACTGGTTGTAAATCTCAGCGGTGCAGAGACTCAGGTTGAGGGGGGGATGGTGGATGGATTGGGAACGGCCCGGTTTGGCGAACTTACATTTGAGAACGGTATGCCCCAGAAGTCCAATTTTGACAAATACCGGATGATAAGAATGCGTGAAACTCCGGAAATGGAAGTGCATTTTGTACAGAGTAGCGAAAATCCGCAGGGACTTGGAGAGCCCGGGCTGCCGCCAGTAGGCGGGGCAGTGGCAAATGCTATATTCGCTGCTACTGGTAAGCGGATTAGAAAACTTCCTTTTGAAGGAGCAGATTTGAGCTGATTTACGCCTGGGTGTATTGGGTT
The Bacteroidia bacterium DNA segment above includes these coding regions:
- a CDS encoding molybdopterin cofactor-binding domain-containing protein, whose translation is MSTSTKFDRRSFLKVTSLAGGGMLLGFNWMYGCRPPAANTTPAVVSDINAYLKIASDGVVTIIAPNPEIGQGVKTSMPMIIAEELDVAWEKVRIEQGGLDSQNFQRQVAGGSGSIRSSWEGLRQAGATARQMLIEAAAARWQVPVSECTTDNGHVLHAASDKKLSYAELATEAAGVTPPENVQVKDFSQFKILGKRIPNSDNRRIVTGKMPYGIDTTREGMKIAVILRPPAFGQTLDTVDDTDAKAMPGVDAVLTFDNKIAVVGNSTWEVLKGREALKVTWKAPAKPESTDAHLAIFDQLIQKNADKPQREDGNAPAAIKKAAKVIEAVYEAPFLPHNTMEPMNFFAHVREDGVELLGPTQTPARAREEVAKMLDIPEEKVTVMMTRMGGGFGRRLRTDYALEAAMVSKLAGVPVKVVWTREDDMTGGIYRPAGKYRYQAGIDAEGNLIAWHCRAAAINTGNATRQNSFPAGALPHFRVDSHNVESAITTGAWRAPNHNFVGYCEESFMDEIAHELGKDPVQFRLDLLEKAKSKPGGNVDYNPERFQQVIRQVAEKAGWGKPMPEGVFQGFGCHFSFGSYVAQIAEVSVTGGEIKVHKVTSVVDCGLVVNLSGAETQVEGGMVDGLGTARFGELTFENGMPQKSNFDKYRMIRMRETPEMEVHFVQSSENPQGLGEPGLPPVGGAVANAIFAATGKRIRKLPFEGADLS